From Lonchura striata isolate bLonStr1 chromosome 3, bLonStr1.mat, whole genome shotgun sequence, one genomic window encodes:
- the BIRC5 gene encoding baculoviral IAP repeat-containing protein 5: MAAAGFVHCPSENSPDVAQCFYCLKELEGWEPDDDPLEEHKKHTGGCGFLSLQKELTNLTVQEFLKLEKMRTKKALKRQVSQKMTKVEEKAKIQRCSIKNLA, from the exons atggcggcggcgggctTCGTGCACTGCCCCAGCGAGAACAGCCCCGACGTGGCGCAGTGCTTCTACTGCCTCAAGGAGCTGGAGGGCTGGGAGCCCGACGACGACCCCCT GGAGGAACACAAAAAGCACACTGGGGgctgtggttttctttctcttcagaaaGAACTGACTAACCTGACAGTGCAGGAGTTCCTGAAGCTGGAAAAAATGCGAACGAAAAAGGCACTC AAAAGACAGGTTTCTCAGAAGATGACCAAGGTTGAAGAAAAAGCCAAGATCCAGCGCTGTAGTATAAAGAATCTGGCCTAA